One genomic window of Microbacterium testaceum StLB037 includes the following:
- a CDS encoding ABC transporter ATP-binding protein → MSLLHLEDVTRTVIPPDQPALTILSGVNLTIEPGDHVSIVGRSGSGKSTLLNLLGLLDLPTSGVISFDDRPIKSYSGARRDRLRGASIGFVFQQFNLLAGRTALENVTMPLLYSSGRTFWRRKKIAAEMLELVGLGHRMSSMPDRLSGGEQQRVAIARSLVRGPRLILADEPTGALDLDTGQSVMELIDDVAARTGAAQVVITHDPMIARRARRHFRLDRGILTPVDDPAFEPLTRREMREMAPTTEAEPEAEPEAEAEAEGEDA, encoded by the coding sequence GTGAGCCTCCTGCACCTCGAAGACGTCACCCGCACGGTCATCCCTCCGGACCAGCCCGCCCTCACGATCCTCTCCGGGGTGAACCTCACCATCGAGCCCGGTGACCACGTGTCGATCGTCGGACGTTCGGGCTCGGGCAAGTCGACGCTGCTGAACCTGCTGGGGCTGCTCGACCTGCCGACCAGCGGGGTCATCAGCTTCGACGACCGTCCGATCAAGAGCTACTCGGGCGCTCGGCGCGATCGTCTGCGCGGCGCCTCGATCGGGTTCGTCTTCCAGCAGTTCAACCTCCTCGCGGGGCGTACCGCTCTCGAGAACGTCACCATGCCGCTGCTCTACTCGTCGGGGCGCACGTTCTGGCGGCGCAAGAAGATCGCGGCCGAGATGCTCGAACTCGTCGGACTCGGTCACCGGATGAGCAGCATGCCCGACCGCCTGTCCGGGGGAGAACAGCAGCGCGTCGCGATCGCCCGTTCGCTTGTGCGCGGCCCGCGCCTGATCCTCGCCGACGAGCCCACCGGCGCCCTCGACCTCGACACCGGTCAGAGCGTCATGGAGCTCATCGACGACGTCGCCGCGCGCACCGGAGCCGCGCAGGTCGTCATCACGCACGACCCGATGATCGCGCGTCGCGCGCGGCGGCACTTCCGCCTGGATCGCGGCATCCTGACCCCCGTCGACGACCCGGCCTTCGAACCGCTCACGCGGCGCGAGATGCGCGAGATGGCACCGACCACGGAAGCAGAGCCCGAAGCAGAACCCGAAGCCGAAGCCGAAGCCGAAGGAGAGGACGCCTGA
- a CDS encoding efflux RND transporter periplasmic adaptor subunit translates to MGIARTWVFPILRLLLVALVAAALIKLAFFPDREVDASPAEPTGAIVEPRIAAARGTITNDVVVTATVAADPAVPVKSTAGGVVNKIFITQGAGVNQGDVIFNVKVPIERDPADSVDAEGKPKPAIFRYEDVTAPAGGTLSALDVLEGQDVTVGMAAGNVAPPSFSVTGTLEAAQQYRLLNRPGEASVAITGGPAPFTCTNLRLLTPLAGSNGDGDSTGAGAGGTPSSGGAGTTVTCAVPGDVTVFAGLAAELTIAGGKAENVLVVPTTAVRGAAQSGTVWVSTADGATEERPVALGLTDGTQVEITQGLNEGDEVLEFAPGAMAGSGAGDNCTTYPDGTMFCEPVPAS, encoded by the coding sequence ATGGGGATCGCACGCACGTGGGTTTTTCCGATTCTGCGTCTGCTTCTGGTCGCGCTCGTCGCGGCCGCTCTGATCAAGCTGGCCTTCTTTCCTGATCGGGAGGTCGACGCGTCACCGGCGGAGCCCACCGGCGCGATCGTCGAGCCGCGCATCGCGGCCGCCCGGGGAACCATCACCAACGACGTGGTCGTCACGGCGACCGTGGCGGCCGACCCGGCGGTCCCGGTGAAGTCCACGGCCGGCGGTGTCGTCAACAAGATCTTCATCACCCAGGGTGCCGGGGTGAATCAGGGCGACGTGATCTTCAACGTCAAGGTGCCGATCGAACGCGATCCCGCCGACAGCGTGGATGCCGAAGGCAAGCCCAAGCCGGCCATCTTCCGCTACGAGGACGTCACCGCTCCCGCGGGCGGAACGCTCAGCGCGCTCGATGTGCTCGAGGGCCAGGACGTCACGGTCGGTATGGCCGCGGGCAACGTCGCTCCCCCGAGCTTCTCGGTGACGGGAACGCTCGAGGCCGCGCAGCAGTACCGACTTCTCAACCGCCCGGGTGAGGCATCCGTCGCCATCACCGGCGGCCCCGCTCCCTTCACGTGCACGAACCTGCGCCTACTTACGCCTCTCGCGGGGAGCAACGGCGACGGCGATTCGACGGGTGCGGGAGCCGGCGGCACGCCGTCCTCCGGCGGGGCCGGCACGACCGTCACGTGCGCCGTTCCCGGAGACGTCACGGTGTTCGCCGGGCTCGCCGCGGAGCTGACGATCGCCGGTGGAAAAGCCGAGAACGTGCTCGTCGTCCCGACGACCGCCGTCCGCGGGGCCGCGCAGAGCGGCACCGTCTGGGTGTCGACGGCCGACGGCGCGACCGAGGAACGCCCCGTCGCCCTCGGGCTGACGGACGGAACCCAGGTCGAGATCACGCAGGGGCTGAACGAGGGCGACGAGGTGCTCGAGTTCGCACCGGGTGCGATGGCGGGGTCGGGTGCGGGCGACAACTGCACCACCTACCCCGACGGCACGATGTTCTGCGAGCCGGTACCGGCGTCGTGA